In a genomic window of Pieris brassicae chromosome 7, ilPieBrab1.1, whole genome shotgun sequence:
- the LOC123712126 gene encoding ankyrin repeat and BTB/POZ domain-containing protein BTBD11 isoform X4 yields the protein MASEDARTLSAAPALTAVSGVAAVSAVPAVSVTADDPERTCACAGWPRRQPPVHEILRPKPRRPSSGCRPEEAWCSAGVSGARALRVRVAGAAPAHARRLSPPPHAHRATTPPPPPPIDPPAKPNPEDSRTEAPEAPSGAQLKAISAVSPVTAASTPVKSAPALSSYALERRKHDRPADTPQQNGVRECNSSSDENRSSGHASMSDSGGGGEAGRDEPRRSRQPPHPRTKHRPHNKLQSPWPGGGGLEDIRSAIKQLTLRSRDSSSTATSGASSGGGGSNNAQETGSAAEARRRRAPLVRQPSLDTVCTNVTSADEFVWVDSHNRLVELRCVPWTAGEVSRALQTGRCREAVARLAPDAPPRLAYLLQRALVRIAREAQRLSQNFGFCSKHEVAGAFRIILSTPLADSCIKGCQRAATMYATSGSAARRLGSAARARTSLAPGRFLRWMLDVRVASFVHEYAAIYLCAGMETLLEEIALIAGSGAAAAPITPATIDHAVANCADLWGLLQPYSHLNAGRVASGALSLSRWESMSSLGSGTGSSSGAPRPENRQLGMSHDSGITTNGSAGSGTSGSNTSTSESAGTNGSAGSGASVLLTTCAGSAGELRAVLRQLSPRHPPLSPAGERALYYFMRCSQLEHSTSGASAGAGACGGAGGLWGERGAGALPPLGEWVRVARAHAALRPPPVVPDADDVLQAARLLLPHADCPPRPVTMEEAIEPAWSRCTRTVDEVSRAALGLAQRALLSGRAEFLSGVRALLPPAGIDATDGSGLTALMKAALAGDEQVVAMLLEAGADPNIETGGLAAQHSALLSPSRSPNHPHSSHLGNTPANAYTPPTAGWTALVYACSGAGAGGSGAVEAARRLLAAGARVDGAPARGEDVCTLTPLQVACGVGNLELVQLLLSHGADPFLSTQLTDALCYSAAAQYGCYSAVAVCCTHGRRACLRAAVRGGGGRAVLSLEEVLAEGAPPAAGRPPPFTKQQQRALQDAMYCAAETDHLDITLELRALGVPWSLHAWTLSLAAAAEASLDHVIDQLLQDFLQVCPSDDSHYGKQFIYECLPLLFNILRYSKKEGTVLLLADILCACYGWEAVPGVREPPPATAAPARVDVSYVNNPSLADVTFRVEGRLFYGHKIVLVSESPRLRSMLAPARNSAEALPPANTTPPLVQINDIRYHIFEQVMKYLYSGGCSNLDIPESDVLEVLAAASFFQLLPLQRHCEARAAKSVDLHNLVSVYIHAKVYGATQLLEYCQGFLLQNMVALLTYDDSVKRLLFGKRLPGHNVLGALLVTLQKRIESRKNQAKVR from the exons GCCTTCAAGCGGTTGCCGGCCCGAAGAGGCGTGGTGCAGCGCGGGCGTGTCCGGAGCGCGAGCACTGCGCGTGCGCGTTGCAGGAGCGGCTCCGGCGCACGCCCGCCGACTCTCGCCACCGCCACATGCGCATCGGGCTACGACACCGCCACCGCCGCCGCCGATTGATCCGCCGGCTAAAC cGAATCCTGAGGATTCTCGGACGGAGGCTCCAGAGGCCCCAAGTGGGGCGCAGCTGAAGGCAATAAGTGCGGTATCCCCAGTGACGGCGGCTAGTACGCCCGTCAAAAGCGCCCCAGCCCTAAGCAGCTATGCTCTAGAACGACGCAAACACGACCGACCTGCTGATACACCCCAACAG AATGGTGTACGCGAGTGTAACAGCAGTTCCGATGAAAACAGATCCTCCGGTCATGCATCTATGTCCGACAGTGGTGGCGGTGGGGAAGCTGGACGGGACGAGCCCAGAAGGTCGAGACAACCACCACACCCCAGAACCAAGCATAGGCCGCATAAtaag ttaCAGTCACCCTGGCCCGGAGGTGGTGGGCTGGAAGACATCCGGTCTGCTATCAAACAGCTCACGTTGCGCTCGAGGGACAGCAGCAGCACCGCTACCAGTGGTGCTTCAAGCGGGGGAGGAGGAAGCAACAACGCCCAAG AGACCGGCAGCGCGGCAGAGGCCAGGAGACGTCGCGCTCCGTTGGTGCGACAGCCGTCATTGGACACGGTTTGCACCAACGTCACCAGCGCTGACGAGTTTGTCTGGGTCGACTCCCACAATAG GCTAGTGGAGCTCCGCTGCGTCCCTTGGACGGCAGGCGAGGTCAGCCGGGCACTGCAGACCGGCCGCTGCCGTGAAGCCGTCGCTAGGTTGGCGCCCGACGCTCCACCACGCCTGGCTTACTTGTTGCAACG tgccTTAGTCCGAATAGCGCGTGAAGCGCAGCGCCTGTCGCAGAACTTTGGCTTTTGCTCCAAGCACGAAGTCGCCGGAGCTTTCAGAATCATACTCAGTACCCCGTTGGCCGATTCTTGCATAAAG GGTTGTCAACGTGCAGCGACAATGTACGCGACGTCAGGCAGTGCGGCTAGGCGCCTGGGATCGGCTGCGCGTGCGCGTACAAGTCTCGCCCCAGGCCGCTTCCTCAGATGGATGCTCGACGTCCGCGTCGCTTCTTTCGTTCACGA GTATGCAGCCATATATCTCTGTGCGGGAATGGAGACGCTGCTGGAAGAGATAGCTCTCATAGCCGGCAGTGGCGCCGCTGCCGCTCCTATAACGCCTGCGACCATTGACCATGCGGTGGCCAACTGTGCCGATTTATGGGGCCTTTTGCAACCCTACAGTCACTTAAACGCTGGCAGGGTAGCCTCAG gAGCTCTATCTTTGTCGCGCTGGGAATCAATGAGCTCTTTAGGATCCGGTACCGGGTCATCGTCGGGGGCTCCTCGGCCTGAGAATAGACAGTTGGGCATGAGTCATGATTCTGGTATCACCACCAATGGATctg cagGATCTGGCACATCAGGTTCCAACACGAGTACATCAGAGTCAGCTGGCACCAACGGCTCCGCGGGATCCGGGGCTTCGGTGCTGTTGACGACGTGTGCCGGATCCGCCGGAGAACTCAGGGCCGTGTTGAGACAGCTCAGCCCCAGACATCCACCTCTGTCCCCCGCTGGGGAACGAGCCCTGTATTACTTTATGAGGTGTTCTCAG TTGGAGCACAGCACCAGTGGAGCATCGGCGGGAGCGGGAGCGTGCGGCGGGGCAGGAGGCCTGTGGGGCGAAAGGGGCGCCGGGGCGTTGCCACCTTTGGGTGAATGGGTGCGGGTGGCGCGTGCGCACGCTGCCCTCCGACCACCTCCTGTAGTACCGGACGCCGACGACGTGTTGCAGGCGGCTCGGTTGTTGCTGCCGCACGCTGACTGCCCACCCAGACCTGTCAC CATGGAAGAAGCGATAGAGCCGGCTTGGTCGCGCTGTACGCGGACTGTGGATGAAGTGAGTCGAGCCGCCTTGGGCCTGGCGCAGAGAGCCTTGTTGAGTGGCAGAGCCGAGTTCCTTAGCGGAGTCAGGGCGCTGCTGCCCCCTGCGGGGATCGACGCCACCGACGGTTCGGGGCTGACTGCGCTCATGAAGGCCGCCCTAGCGGGAGACGAACAAGTTGTCGCG ATGCTGCTAGAAGCAGGGGCAGACCCGAACATCGAAACCGGAGGCTTAGCAGCTCAGCACAGTGCGCTGTTGTCGCCTTCGCGCTCGCCCAATCATCCCCACTCCTCTCACCTCGGCAACACCCCCGCCAACGCTTATACTCCGCCGACTGCGG GTTGGACGGCTCTAGTGTACGCGTGCAGCGGCGCAGGCGCAGGTGGGTCGGGAGCGGTGGAGGCCGCTCGAAGACTGCTAGCCGCCGGCGCACGAGTCGACGGCGCACCCGCCAGAGGGGAGGACGTCTGTACGCTGACACCTTTGCAG GTGGCTTGCGGCGTGGGCAACCTCGAGCTCGTGCAGCTGTTGCTTTCGCACGGAGCCGACCCCTTCCTGTCCACGCAACTCACCGACGCTCTCTGCTACTCGGCGGCTGCTCAGTACGGCTGCTACAG CGCGGTGGCCGTATGTTGCACTCACGGGCGTCGGGCTTGCCTTCGCGCCGCAGTCCGCGGGGGCGGAGGCCGAGCTGTTCTCTCTTTAGAAGAAGTGCTCGCGGAAGGGGCTCCGCCCGCCGCCGGCCGGCCTCCACCCTTCACGAAGCAGCAGCAGCGAGCTTTGCAAGATGCCATGTACTGCGCCGCTGAGACCGACCACCTCG ATATAACTCTGGAGCTGCGAGCTCTCGGAGTCCCGTGGTCCCTTCACGCCTGGACGCTCTCCTTGGCAGCCGCGGCGGAGGCCTCTCTCGACCACGTCATCGACCAACTCCTCCAAGATTTCCTACAG GTGTGTCCGAGTGACGACAGCCACTACGGCAAGCAGTTCATCTACGAGTGTCTTCCTCtgcttttcaatattttaagatacaGCAAG AAGGAAGGCACAGTCCTCCTGCTGGCGGACATCTTGTGCGCGTGCTACGGCTGGGAAGCGGTGCCGGGCGTGCGCGAACCTCCCCCCGCCACGGCTGCGCCCGCGCGAGTGGACGTCTCGTACGTCAACAACCCCTCGCTGGCTGACGTCACTTTCAG GGTGGAAGGTCGTCTGTTCTATGGACACAAGATAGTGCTGGTGTCGGAGTCGCCTCGGCTGCGGTCCATGTTGGCCCCGGCCCGGAACTCCGCGGAGGCCCTTCCGCCGGCCAACACGACGCCCCCGCTCGTGCAGATTAATGATATACGATATCATATATTTGAG CAAGTAATGAAATACCTCTACTCCGGTGGTTGTTCCAACCTGGATATCCCAGAGAGTGACGTTCTGGAAGTGCTGGCCGCCGCATCTTTCTTCCAGCTCTTACCGCTACAGAGGCACTGCGAAGCGCGCGCTGCCAAGTCTGTCGACCTGCATAATCTGGTGTCCGTCTATATCCATGCTAAG GTATATGGCGCTACTCAACTGCTAGAGTACTGCCAAGGTTTCCTCCTCCAAAACATGGTAGCTTTACTCACATATGACGACTCTGTGAAGCGTCTTCTGTTCGGCAAGCGCTTACCGGGTCACAATGTCCTCGGAGCCCTGCTCGTCACGCTGCAGAAGAGAATTGAATCCCGAAAGAACCAGGCGAAGGTCAGATAG
- the LOC123712126 gene encoding ankyrin repeat and BTB/POZ domain-containing protein BTBD11 isoform X1: MFDGEIGFVFSVEDARTLSAAPALTAVSGVAAVSAVPAVSVTADDPERTCACAGWPRRQPPVHEILRPKPRRPSSGCRPEEAWCSAGVSGARALRVRVAGAAPAHARRLSPPPHAHRATTPPPPPPIDPPAKPNPEDSRTEAPEAPSGAQLKAISAVSPVTAASTPVKSAPALSSYALERRKHDRPADTPQQNGVRECNSSSDENRSSGHASMSDSGGGGEAGRDEPRRSRQPPHPRTKHRPHNKLQSPWPGGGGLEDIRSAIKQLTLRSRDSSSTATSGASSGGGGSNNAQETGSAAEARRRRAPLVRQPSLDTVCTNVTSADEFVWVDSHNRLVELRCVPWTAGEVSRALQTGRCREAVARLAPDAPPRLAYLLQRALVRIAREAQRLSQNFGFCSKHEVAGAFRIILSTPLADSCIKGCQRAATMYATSGSAARRLGSAARARTSLAPGRFLRWMLDVRVASFVHEYAAIYLCAGMETLLEEIALIAGSGAAAAPITPATIDHAVANCADLWGLLQPYSHLNAGRVASGALSLSRWESMSSLGSGTGSSSGAPRPENRQLGMSHDSGITTNGSAGSGTSGSNTSTSESAGTNGSAGSGASVLLTTCAGSAGELRAVLRQLSPRHPPLSPAGERALYYFMRCSQLEHSTSGASAGAGACGGAGGLWGERGAGALPPLGEWVRVARAHAALRPPPVVPDADDVLQAARLLLPHADCPPRPVTMEEAIEPAWSRCTRTVDEVSRAALGLAQRALLSGRAEFLSGVRALLPPAGIDATDGSGLTALMKAALAGDEQVVAMLLEAGADPNIETGGLAAQHSALLSPSRSPNHPHSSHLGNTPANAYTPPTAGWTALVYACSGAGAGGSGAVEAARRLLAAGARVDGAPARGEDVCTLTPLQVACGVGNLELVQLLLSHGADPFLSTQLTDALCYSAAAQYGCYSAVAVCCTHGRRACLRAAVRGGGGRAVLSLEEVLAEGAPPAAGRPPPFTKQQQRALQDAMYCAAETDHLDITLELRALGVPWSLHAWTLSLAAAAEASLDHVIDQLLQDFLQVCPSDDSHYGKQFIYECLPLLFNILRYSKKEGTVLLLADILCACYGWEAVPGVREPPPATAAPARVDVSYVNNPSLADVTFRVEGRLFYGHKIVLVSESPRLRSMLAPARNSAEALPPANTTPPLVQINDIRYHIFEQVMKYLYSGGCSNLDIPESDVLEVLAAASFFQLLPLQRHCEARAAKSVDLHNLVSVYIHAKVYGATQLLEYCQGFLLQNMVALLTYDDSVKRLLFGKRLPGHNVLGALLVTLQKRIESRKNQAKVR; this comes from the exons GCCTTCAAGCGGTTGCCGGCCCGAAGAGGCGTGGTGCAGCGCGGGCGTGTCCGGAGCGCGAGCACTGCGCGTGCGCGTTGCAGGAGCGGCTCCGGCGCACGCCCGCCGACTCTCGCCACCGCCACATGCGCATCGGGCTACGACACCGCCACCGCCGCCGCCGATTGATCCGCCGGCTAAAC cGAATCCTGAGGATTCTCGGACGGAGGCTCCAGAGGCCCCAAGTGGGGCGCAGCTGAAGGCAATAAGTGCGGTATCCCCAGTGACGGCGGCTAGTACGCCCGTCAAAAGCGCCCCAGCCCTAAGCAGCTATGCTCTAGAACGACGCAAACACGACCGACCTGCTGATACACCCCAACAG AATGGTGTACGCGAGTGTAACAGCAGTTCCGATGAAAACAGATCCTCCGGTCATGCATCTATGTCCGACAGTGGTGGCGGTGGGGAAGCTGGACGGGACGAGCCCAGAAGGTCGAGACAACCACCACACCCCAGAACCAAGCATAGGCCGCATAAtaag ttaCAGTCACCCTGGCCCGGAGGTGGTGGGCTGGAAGACATCCGGTCTGCTATCAAACAGCTCACGTTGCGCTCGAGGGACAGCAGCAGCACCGCTACCAGTGGTGCTTCAAGCGGGGGAGGAGGAAGCAACAACGCCCAAG AGACCGGCAGCGCGGCAGAGGCCAGGAGACGTCGCGCTCCGTTGGTGCGACAGCCGTCATTGGACACGGTTTGCACCAACGTCACCAGCGCTGACGAGTTTGTCTGGGTCGACTCCCACAATAG GCTAGTGGAGCTCCGCTGCGTCCCTTGGACGGCAGGCGAGGTCAGCCGGGCACTGCAGACCGGCCGCTGCCGTGAAGCCGTCGCTAGGTTGGCGCCCGACGCTCCACCACGCCTGGCTTACTTGTTGCAACG tgccTTAGTCCGAATAGCGCGTGAAGCGCAGCGCCTGTCGCAGAACTTTGGCTTTTGCTCCAAGCACGAAGTCGCCGGAGCTTTCAGAATCATACTCAGTACCCCGTTGGCCGATTCTTGCATAAAG GGTTGTCAACGTGCAGCGACAATGTACGCGACGTCAGGCAGTGCGGCTAGGCGCCTGGGATCGGCTGCGCGTGCGCGTACAAGTCTCGCCCCAGGCCGCTTCCTCAGATGGATGCTCGACGTCCGCGTCGCTTCTTTCGTTCACGA GTATGCAGCCATATATCTCTGTGCGGGAATGGAGACGCTGCTGGAAGAGATAGCTCTCATAGCCGGCAGTGGCGCCGCTGCCGCTCCTATAACGCCTGCGACCATTGACCATGCGGTGGCCAACTGTGCCGATTTATGGGGCCTTTTGCAACCCTACAGTCACTTAAACGCTGGCAGGGTAGCCTCAG gAGCTCTATCTTTGTCGCGCTGGGAATCAATGAGCTCTTTAGGATCCGGTACCGGGTCATCGTCGGGGGCTCCTCGGCCTGAGAATAGACAGTTGGGCATGAGTCATGATTCTGGTATCACCACCAATGGATctg cagGATCTGGCACATCAGGTTCCAACACGAGTACATCAGAGTCAGCTGGCACCAACGGCTCCGCGGGATCCGGGGCTTCGGTGCTGTTGACGACGTGTGCCGGATCCGCCGGAGAACTCAGGGCCGTGTTGAGACAGCTCAGCCCCAGACATCCACCTCTGTCCCCCGCTGGGGAACGAGCCCTGTATTACTTTATGAGGTGTTCTCAG TTGGAGCACAGCACCAGTGGAGCATCGGCGGGAGCGGGAGCGTGCGGCGGGGCAGGAGGCCTGTGGGGCGAAAGGGGCGCCGGGGCGTTGCCACCTTTGGGTGAATGGGTGCGGGTGGCGCGTGCGCACGCTGCCCTCCGACCACCTCCTGTAGTACCGGACGCCGACGACGTGTTGCAGGCGGCTCGGTTGTTGCTGCCGCACGCTGACTGCCCACCCAGACCTGTCAC CATGGAAGAAGCGATAGAGCCGGCTTGGTCGCGCTGTACGCGGACTGTGGATGAAGTGAGTCGAGCCGCCTTGGGCCTGGCGCAGAGAGCCTTGTTGAGTGGCAGAGCCGAGTTCCTTAGCGGAGTCAGGGCGCTGCTGCCCCCTGCGGGGATCGACGCCACCGACGGTTCGGGGCTGACTGCGCTCATGAAGGCCGCCCTAGCGGGAGACGAACAAGTTGTCGCG ATGCTGCTAGAAGCAGGGGCAGACCCGAACATCGAAACCGGAGGCTTAGCAGCTCAGCACAGTGCGCTGTTGTCGCCTTCGCGCTCGCCCAATCATCCCCACTCCTCTCACCTCGGCAACACCCCCGCCAACGCTTATACTCCGCCGACTGCGG GTTGGACGGCTCTAGTGTACGCGTGCAGCGGCGCAGGCGCAGGTGGGTCGGGAGCGGTGGAGGCCGCTCGAAGACTGCTAGCCGCCGGCGCACGAGTCGACGGCGCACCCGCCAGAGGGGAGGACGTCTGTACGCTGACACCTTTGCAG GTGGCTTGCGGCGTGGGCAACCTCGAGCTCGTGCAGCTGTTGCTTTCGCACGGAGCCGACCCCTTCCTGTCCACGCAACTCACCGACGCTCTCTGCTACTCGGCGGCTGCTCAGTACGGCTGCTACAG CGCGGTGGCCGTATGTTGCACTCACGGGCGTCGGGCTTGCCTTCGCGCCGCAGTCCGCGGGGGCGGAGGCCGAGCTGTTCTCTCTTTAGAAGAAGTGCTCGCGGAAGGGGCTCCGCCCGCCGCCGGCCGGCCTCCACCCTTCACGAAGCAGCAGCAGCGAGCTTTGCAAGATGCCATGTACTGCGCCGCTGAGACCGACCACCTCG ATATAACTCTGGAGCTGCGAGCTCTCGGAGTCCCGTGGTCCCTTCACGCCTGGACGCTCTCCTTGGCAGCCGCGGCGGAGGCCTCTCTCGACCACGTCATCGACCAACTCCTCCAAGATTTCCTACAG GTGTGTCCGAGTGACGACAGCCACTACGGCAAGCAGTTCATCTACGAGTGTCTTCCTCtgcttttcaatattttaagatacaGCAAG AAGGAAGGCACAGTCCTCCTGCTGGCGGACATCTTGTGCGCGTGCTACGGCTGGGAAGCGGTGCCGGGCGTGCGCGAACCTCCCCCCGCCACGGCTGCGCCCGCGCGAGTGGACGTCTCGTACGTCAACAACCCCTCGCTGGCTGACGTCACTTTCAG GGTGGAAGGTCGTCTGTTCTATGGACACAAGATAGTGCTGGTGTCGGAGTCGCCTCGGCTGCGGTCCATGTTGGCCCCGGCCCGGAACTCCGCGGAGGCCCTTCCGCCGGCCAACACGACGCCCCCGCTCGTGCAGATTAATGATATACGATATCATATATTTGAG CAAGTAATGAAATACCTCTACTCCGGTGGTTGTTCCAACCTGGATATCCCAGAGAGTGACGTTCTGGAAGTGCTGGCCGCCGCATCTTTCTTCCAGCTCTTACCGCTACAGAGGCACTGCGAAGCGCGCGCTGCCAAGTCTGTCGACCTGCATAATCTGGTGTCCGTCTATATCCATGCTAAG GTATATGGCGCTACTCAACTGCTAGAGTACTGCCAAGGTTTCCTCCTCCAAAACATGGTAGCTTTACTCACATATGACGACTCTGTGAAGCGTCTTCTGTTCGGCAAGCGCTTACCGGGTCACAATGTCCTCGGAGCCCTGCTCGTCACGCTGCAGAAGAGAATTGAATCCCGAAAGAACCAGGCGAAGGTCAGATAG